A segment of the Desulfuromonas sp. TF genome:
CTCTGGGATACGGGGCATGACGTGAAGCGGGGGATCGGTTGCCTGTCGGGTCTGTGCGGCGCCTGCACGGTCGCCTACCTGGAGGCCGGGGCGCAGCGGGTCAGGTTCGGGCTGGGCTGCCAGACGGTGGTCGCCGAGGGGATGAACGTCATCATGCTCCCCTACTTCCCGTCCCGAATGGCGCGCTACGACATGGAGAGGATGACCAATCCGTTGCAGGAGCTGGCCGGTCACTATCCGGAGCTGACGGCCTGCAACGACTGCAAGGCGTGCAATATCTGTCCGGAATGGATCGACGTGGCTGGCTTCGTAAAAACCGCCAAGGAAGGAGGGTATGAATCGACCGCCGACAGGGTCATGGACTGTCACATGTGCGGCCTCTGCGCCTCCAGGTGTCCGAAAAGCATCGCACCCCAGTACGTCGGCCTCTACATCCAGCGCTCCTGCGCCCGCCAGCGGCCGCTGCCGCCCAATCTCGCCAAACGCCTGGAGCAGATGGCCGCGCTGCCCGCGGACCGCGAATTCACGCAAGTCGCGGCGCTGAACCGGGCCGGGCTCGAGGCCTATTGCCGCAAGATTCTCGACTCTTGAAGGAGGGGCTCCCATGTATCCTGCCGATCTGTTGAAGTCTCTGGAGCTGGTGCATTCCACCCGGCAGCGGCGTAGGGCCGAGAGTTTGCCCCGGCTTGAGGAGCAGCAACGCGACCATCTGCTGAAAACCTATCATCCCGATTACAAGGATGCCGCTTTCCGAAACTTGAGGGTGGGAGCCAACAAGGGCGACCGGGTGACCCATGAATTGGCCGACCTGCTGGAGTCCTTCAGCGACCTGGATCATGCCCGGATCAATCTTGAGCCGGAATTCACGACCGACGTGCTGGTGCTGGGAGGCGGCGGGGCCGGAGTCACCGCCGCGCTGTTTGCCGAAAGCCTGGGGGCAAGGGTTCTGCTGGCCACCAAACTGCGTCTGGGCAATTCCAACACCATCATGGCCCTGGGAGGGATGCAGGCTTCGGTGGCGGAAGAGGATTCCCCC
Coding sequences within it:
- a CDS encoding 2Fe-2S iron-sulfur cluster-binding protein, whose translation is MLTIELEGRKIKVPEGLTVIEALWDTGHDVKRGIGCLSGLCGACTVAYLEAGAQRVRFGLGCQTVVAEGMNVIMLPYFPSRMARYDMERMTNPLQELAGHYPELTACNDCKACNICPEWIDVAGFVKTAKEGGYESTADRVMDCHMCGLCASRCPKSIAPQYVGLYIQRSCARQRPLPPNLAKRLEQMAALPADREFTQVAALNRAGLEAYCRKILDS